A genomic window from Thermodesulfitimonas autotrophica includes:
- a CDS encoding 4Fe-4S dicluster domain-containing protein, with protein MFLEKTDTTDPGFLTAVVRASGQKTLFHCYQCGKCTAGCPAAFAMDYKPNQVIRLLQLGQKDKVLSARAIWVCSGCSTCTTRCPCNIDIAQVMDSLRVIARQEGKTAQGRRVVLFNDLFLQSVKRNGRVFETGVALSFNLRTKAPLRDAAIGRFMLRHGKLGLTPVRIKKIQEVARIFGEREKG; from the coding sequence GTGTTCCTCGAAAAAACAGATACTACCGACCCCGGTTTCCTCACAGCGGTAGTCCGGGCAAGCGGTCAGAAAACGCTTTTCCACTGTTACCAGTGCGGCAAGTGTACCGCGGGGTGTCCCGCAGCCTTTGCCATGGACTACAAACCCAACCAGGTCATCCGGTTGCTCCAGTTAGGGCAGAAGGACAAGGTCTTGAGCGCGCGCGCAATCTGGGTCTGCTCCGGATGCTCCACCTGCACCACCCGCTGCCCCTGCAACATTGATATCGCCCAGGTAATGGACAGCCTCCGGGTCATCGCCCGGCAGGAAGGCAAAACCGCGCAGGGCAGAAGGGTGGTTCTTTTTAACGATCTTTTCCTGCAGTCGGTCAAGCGAAACGGGAGGGTTTTTGAGACGGGCGTAGCCCTTTCCTTCAACCTCCGCACGAAAGCCCCCTTAAGGGACGCGGCAATAGGCCGGTTCATGCTCCGGCACGGTAAGTTAGGCCTCACGCCCGTAAGAATCAAGAAAATCCAGGAAGTCGCCCGAATTTTTGGCGAACGGGAGAAAGGGTAA
- a CDS encoding LapA family protein: MQLYIIIGLIFALLVAAFAVQNATKVDIRFLLWEFKGISLALVVLGAAAGGALIVFILGVGRELRHTLRVRELSHQNLKLSQRVSKLEAEREKKNQRREEENLS; this comes from the coding sequence ATGCAACTTTACATAATTATAGGCCTCATCTTCGCGCTCCTCGTCGCCGCTTTCGCGGTGCAAAACGCTACCAAGGTTGACATCCGGTTTCTCCTCTGGGAATTCAAGGGAATCTCCCTGGCGTTAGTGGTTCTCGGCGCAGCGGCCGGCGGGGCCCTTATCGTCTTCATCCTCGGCGTGGGGCGCGAACTCCGCCACACCCTGCGGGTACGCGAGCTCTCCCACCAGAACCTGAAGCTCTCCCAGCGCGTCTCCAAGCTAGAAGCCGAGCGGGAGAAGAAAAACCAGCGCCGCGAAGAAGAAAATCTCTCTTAG
- the lonB gene encoding ATP-dependent protease LonB: MLDFPNGLAGIITLVQIFFGIVIGLYFWNLLRAQQGGRTAVRRESHREVERLRQLRQISLTEPLAERTRPRSLGEIIGQEEAVKALRAALCGPYPQHVLLYGPPGVGKTAAARLILEEAKRSEHSPFGKNANFVEIDATTARFDERGIADPLIGSVHDPIYQGAGPLGVAGIPQPKPGAVTRAHGGILFLDEIGELHPVQMNKLLKVLEDRRVLLESAYYNPEDPNVPAHIHDIFQNGLPADFRLVGATTRLPEEIPPAIRSRCVEIFFRPLSPEEIGVIAANAIRRIGLEAEEGVLGVVMKYATNGREAVNMVQLAAGMAIAEGRSAVRVVDMEWVVTCGQYNLRPENRMPFQPAVGVVAGLAVCGPNVGTVLEIEASALPAEKGRGRLTVTGVVEEEELQGAGRRVRRKSSVRNAVENVITALRFVMRVEPGNFDIHVNFPGGVPVDGPSAGVAIATAIYSALTGIPVDNRVALTGEVSIGGKVRPVGGIVPKVAAAVRAGAKRVLIPRDNYQQLFSEFRGVAVVPVDRLEDAIREALVGENKVAAGEVCLRPVVSCGAGMSCNNI, encoded by the coding sequence ATGCTTGATTTCCCTAACGGTCTGGCCGGGATCATTACGTTGGTACAGATTTTCTTCGGTATCGTCATCGGGCTCTACTTCTGGAACCTGCTGCGGGCCCAGCAGGGGGGCAGGACGGCGGTGCGGCGCGAATCGCACCGGGAGGTAGAGCGGCTCCGTCAGTTACGGCAGATATCCCTCACCGAGCCGTTAGCAGAGCGAACGCGTCCCCGTAGCCTGGGGGAGATCATTGGCCAGGAAGAGGCGGTAAAAGCGCTACGGGCGGCGCTCTGCGGCCCTTACCCGCAGCACGTGCTCCTCTACGGCCCGCCGGGGGTGGGGAAGACCGCCGCGGCGCGCCTTATTTTGGAGGAAGCGAAGCGAAGCGAGCATTCGCCCTTCGGTAAAAACGCGAACTTTGTGGAAATCGATGCGACAACCGCCCGCTTCGACGAGCGGGGGATTGCCGACCCCCTGATCGGTTCGGTACACGACCCGATTTACCAGGGGGCGGGTCCGCTCGGCGTGGCCGGGATACCCCAGCCGAAGCCGGGGGCGGTGACCCGGGCCCACGGGGGGATTCTTTTCCTCGACGAAATCGGGGAACTGCATCCGGTCCAGATGAACAAGCTGCTAAAAGTTCTTGAGGACCGGCGCGTGCTGTTAGAGAGCGCCTACTACAATCCCGAGGACCCCAACGTTCCGGCGCACATCCACGATATCTTCCAGAACGGCTTGCCGGCAGATTTCCGGCTGGTAGGGGCAACGACCAGATTGCCCGAGGAAATCCCGCCAGCGATCCGTTCCCGGTGCGTGGAGATCTTCTTCCGGCCGCTTTCTCCTGAAGAAATCGGCGTGATTGCGGCAAACGCGATCCGGCGCATCGGCCTGGAGGCGGAAGAGGGGGTGCTCGGCGTGGTGATGAAGTACGCTACCAACGGCAGGGAAGCGGTCAACATGGTTCAGCTTGCCGCCGGCATGGCCATCGCCGAAGGACGGTCGGCCGTCCGGGTGGTCGATATGGAGTGGGTGGTGACCTGTGGCCAGTATAACCTGCGCCCGGAGAACAGGATGCCTTTCCAGCCGGCGGTTGGTGTGGTCGCGGGGCTGGCGGTTTGCGGGCCCAATGTCGGCACGGTGCTGGAAATTGAAGCCTCGGCGCTTCCGGCCGAAAAGGGGCGGGGGCGACTTACCGTAACGGGGGTGGTGGAAGAAGAGGAACTCCAGGGAGCGGGACGCCGGGTGCGCCGGAAGAGTTCGGTGCGGAACGCGGTCGAAAACGTCATCACGGCGCTGCGCTTTGTAATGCGCGTCGAGCCCGGGAACTTCGACATTCATGTTAACTTCCCCGGCGGGGTGCCGGTGGACGGCCCTTCTGCGGGGGTGGCGATTGCCACGGCCATCTACTCGGCCCTGACCGGCATCCCGGTAGACAACCGGGTGGCCCTCACAGGTGAAGTCTCCATCGGTGGGAAGGTCCGTCCCGTCGGCGGGATAGTTCCGAAGGTGGCGGCCGCGGTCCGGGCCGGGGCGAAGCGGGTACTCATTCCCCGGGATAATTACCAGCAGCTTTTCAGCGAGTTTCGCGGGGTCGCGGTGGTTCCTGTGGACCGGTTGGAAGACGCCATCCGGGAAGCATTGGTTGGCGAGAACAAGGTTGCGGCCGGGGAGGTCTGCCTGCGGCCGGTGGTTTCCTGCGGCGCCGGCATGAGTTGCAACAACATCTGA
- a CDS encoding helicase C-terminal domain-containing protein has product MLYVALDVETTGLDRTRDEIVEVGLCRIENGAITARFSSLVRPEGPIPLRVKRLTGIDAAALREAPPWREIAPSVAAFIGDLPVVGHCVDFDAAFLERYLGQPLAHRLDTCELARLLLPQLPAFSLQRVAAALAIECPVHHRALPDAETTAQIFLALTRKIAELPVAIFPRLIFFLEQAGSAWTAFFKKALREGSLAGRHPAACAPPPPGETESSALPPEVATDADIFGTGGRLAAVFPGYEERPQQKEMAAAVSEAFNEGFYLLAEAGTGTGKSLAYLIPAARAALAHGQRALISTHTVNLQEQLLRKDIPVVQQAIGASFPVALVKGRQHYLCRRRWEQVLEERALSPDAARFYARVLVWLTATTTGDFGELSLLEAEKEALPRINATAEGCFGRRCPWVAHCFVNRARRQAEQAMVLITNHALLLTDAFGGQAVLPEYGPLVIDEAHHLEDVATECLTRSISRHAIDEWLARLDTLLRRAGKALLLLPAGERTAGRIKTAVEALQDAAANLFLLLEEIVRHEELPGPGGGLPARLLNTGSSHLIRDTEANTWYQKATAAFNGLLAVCRELLRETANWEADWVEEFGLALQEGQNLLDTLTEIVASTSADRVAWVEGGYSIGTRRAVLKAAPVSVAAALHQALFTHPRGIVLTSATLTVERRFDHYLQRVGLDRVPSEKLRFLQIDSPFAYREKAALCIVRNLPLWQEVAAAEYLAAVAEALADLASAAAGRTLVLFTASRILREVAVRLKARLEPEEIVVLAQGIDGGRTRLTEEFREMPRAVLCGTASFWEGVDLPGGILRLVVIVKLPFPPYEAPVLAARRALLAAQGQDDFQALCLPHAVLRFKQGFGRLIRSQQDEGVVVVLDRRLLAKSYGASFIRSLPPIPVMAMSLAEASAWLRTRFKNHTTASHG; this is encoded by the coding sequence ATGCTTTACGTAGCTCTTGACGTAGAAACTACGGGTCTGGACCGGACCCGGGACGAGATCGTCGAAGTAGGCCTCTGCCGTATCGAGAACGGCGCCATCACCGCGCGGTTTTCGTCTTTAGTGCGGCCAGAAGGTCCCATCCCCCTCCGGGTCAAGCGTCTTACCGGAATCGACGCGGCAGCGCTCCGGGAGGCACCCCCCTGGCGCGAGATCGCCCCGTCAGTCGCGGCCTTCATCGGCGATCTGCCCGTGGTGGGGCACTGCGTGGATTTCGACGCTGCTTTTTTGGAACGCTACCTCGGCCAGCCGCTCGCACACCGTCTCGATACCTGTGAACTAGCGCGCCTTCTCCTGCCGCAGCTTCCGGCCTTTAGCCTGCAAAGGGTCGCCGCCGCCCTCGCGATAGAGTGCCCGGTGCACCACCGCGCCCTTCCCGATGCCGAGACCACGGCGCAAATCTTTCTCGCGCTTACCCGAAAAATAGCCGAACTTCCCGTCGCCATTTTCCCGCGCTTGATCTTCTTCCTGGAGCAGGCCGGCTCCGCCTGGACCGCTTTCTTTAAAAAGGCGCTGCGGGAGGGAAGTCTTGCTGGACGTCACCCCGCAGCCTGCGCCCCGCCGCCTCCGGGAGAAACCGAAAGCAGCGCTTTACCCCCAGAAGTGGCAACCGACGCTGATATCTTCGGAACCGGCGGCAGGCTGGCCGCCGTCTTTCCCGGTTACGAAGAGCGGCCCCAGCAGAAAGAGATGGCGGCGGCCGTAAGCGAAGCCTTCAACGAAGGTTTCTACCTCCTCGCGGAAGCGGGAACCGGAACCGGAAAGTCGCTCGCCTACCTTATCCCGGCGGCCCGCGCGGCCCTGGCTCACGGCCAGCGCGCCCTCATCTCGACCCACACCGTCAACCTCCAGGAGCAGCTGCTCCGCAAAGACATCCCCGTGGTCCAGCAGGCCATTGGTGCAAGCTTCCCGGTGGCCCTGGTCAAAGGCCGCCAGCACTACCTCTGTCGCCGGCGCTGGGAGCAGGTCCTGGAGGAGCGCGCGCTTTCCCCCGATGCGGCTCGGTTTTACGCCCGGGTACTCGTTTGGCTTACGGCGACCACTACCGGCGACTTCGGGGAACTCAGCCTCCTCGAAGCGGAAAAAGAAGCGCTGCCACGGATAAACGCCACGGCCGAAGGCTGCTTTGGCAGGCGCTGCCCGTGGGTGGCGCACTGCTTTGTAAACCGGGCCCGCCGCCAGGCGGAACAGGCAATGGTGCTCATTACTAACCACGCCCTCCTCCTAACGGACGCCTTTGGCGGCCAAGCGGTCCTCCCCGAATACGGCCCGCTGGTTATTGACGAAGCCCACCACCTCGAGGATGTAGCCACTGAATGTCTCACCCGGAGCATTTCCCGGCACGCCATTGATGAATGGCTGGCGCGCCTCGATACGCTTCTCCGGCGCGCCGGCAAGGCCCTTCTCCTCCTGCCGGCCGGGGAAAGAACGGCCGGCAGGATAAAGACGGCGGTAGAGGCGCTGCAAGACGCGGCCGCAAATCTTTTCCTTCTGCTGGAAGAGATAGTAAGACACGAAGAGCTCCCGGGACCGGGAGGGGGGCTACCGGCCAGGTTGCTTAATACCGGCAGCAGCCACCTCATCCGCGACACGGAAGCCAATACCTGGTACCAAAAAGCGACCGCGGCGTTTAATGGTTTGCTCGCCGTCTGCCGGGAGCTCTTGCGGGAAACGGCCAACTGGGAGGCGGACTGGGTCGAAGAATTCGGGCTTGCCTTGCAGGAGGGGCAGAACCTGCTTGACACCCTGACGGAAATCGTCGCCAGCACGTCTGCGGATCGGGTCGCCTGGGTGGAGGGAGGTTATTCTATCGGCACGCGCCGGGCCGTGCTCAAGGCCGCTCCTGTATCGGTGGCGGCAGCGCTGCACCAGGCTCTTTTCACCCACCCCCGGGGCATCGTCCTCACCTCGGCTACTTTAACCGTGGAAAGGCGTTTCGACCACTACCTGCAGCGTGTCGGCCTCGACCGGGTGCCATCTGAAAAGCTCCGTTTCCTGCAAATCGACTCTCCCTTTGCCTACCGGGAAAAAGCGGCTCTCTGTATTGTCCGGAACCTGCCGCTGTGGCAGGAAGTAGCCGCCGCAGAGTATCTCGCGGCGGTAGCAGAAGCGCTGGCCGACCTGGCCAGCGCGGCAGCCGGTCGCACGCTGGTTCTTTTCACCGCCAGCCGGATACTGCGCGAAGTGGCCGTGCGCCTTAAAGCGCGCCTAGAGCCGGAAGAGATCGTCGTTCTCGCCCAGGGGATCGACGGGGGACGCACACGGCTCACCGAAGAGTTCCGGGAAATGCCGCGCGCCGTTCTCTGCGGCACGGCAAGCTTTTGGGAAGGGGTAGACCTCCCCGGCGGCATCCTGCGGCTGGTGGTCATCGTCAAGCTGCCCTTTCCGCCCTACGAAGCGCCGGTTCTGGCAGCCCGGCGCGCCCTCCTGGCGGCGCAGGGACAGGATGACTTCCAGGCGCTCTGCCTCCCCCACGCCGTTCTACGCTTCAAGCAGGGCTTCGGGCGCCTGATACGTTCCCAGCAGGATGAAGGAGTAGTGGTAGTGCTCGACCGCCGGCTGCTCGCAAAAAGTTACGGCGCTTCCTTTATCCGTTCCCTGCCACCCATACCCGTGATGGCCATGTCGCTCGCCGAAGCGAGCGCCTGGCTCCGGACCCGTTTTAAAAACCACACCACCGCCAGCCACGGATAG
- a CDS encoding S1C family serine protease, with product MFRRWLVPVALIAFIAGICFAGGCYLVQDLHQGAAFNGGGTTAVAGPELPGLGADTIAAIVDRTGPAVVKIDTLTPVRNPHLDPFFNDPFFRDFFGRVMPEGQEYRPGLGSGFLISDDGYILTNEHVIDNASEIKVTVSGFSEPFNARVVGADYDLDLAVLKIDAPRKLPYLKLGDAQQARVGEWVIAIGNPYGLDHTVTVGVISAKGRPIDIEDRHYKNLLQTDASINPGNSGGPLLNLKGEVIGINTAVNAQAQGIGFAIPSDTVKGVLGELIKKGKVVRPWLGVQVQQVDENWANYLKLPRAEGALVVGVVPGSPAERAGITRGDVVLEIAGRKIKTPDDLVAAIKDQKVGATVELLLWREGKLVRIRVVINEKPARL from the coding sequence ATGTTCAGACGCTGGCTCGTACCGGTAGCTCTGATAGCCTTTATCGCGGGCATCTGCTTTGCGGGGGGCTGCTACCTCGTCCAGGACCTCCACCAAGGAGCCGCATTCAACGGTGGGGGAACTACCGCGGTAGCCGGTCCAGAGCTTCCGGGCCTTGGCGCCGATACTATCGCCGCCATTGTAGATCGGACCGGGCCGGCAGTGGTAAAGATTGATACTCTTACGCCGGTTCGGAACCCCCACCTCGATCCCTTTTTCAACGACCCGTTCTTCCGCGATTTCTTTGGCCGGGTCATGCCGGAAGGGCAGGAGTACCGCCCGGGACTCGGTTCCGGGTTCCTCATCTCGGATGACGGCTACATTCTCACCAACGAACACGTGATCGACAACGCGAGCGAGATCAAGGTAACCGTTAGCGGTTTTAGCGAGCCCTTCAATGCCCGCGTGGTCGGCGCAGACTACGACCTTGACCTGGCGGTGCTGAAGATCGACGCGCCCCGCAAGCTCCCCTATCTCAAGCTTGGTGACGCGCAGCAGGCGCGCGTTGGGGAGTGGGTGATCGCAATCGGCAACCCCTACGGCCTCGACCATACGGTTACGGTGGGCGTGATCAGCGCGAAAGGGCGCCCGATCGATATCGAAGACCGCCATTACAAAAACCTTCTCCAGACCGACGCCTCGATCAACCCCGGGAATAGCGGCGGCCCGCTCCTAAACCTTAAAGGCGAGGTCATCGGCATCAACACCGCCGTAAACGCTCAGGCCCAGGGCATCGGGTTCGCCATCCCGTCCGACACGGTAAAAGGAGTGCTTGGCGAACTGATTAAGAAAGGAAAGGTGGTCCGGCCCTGGCTGGGCGTTCAGGTCCAGCAGGTGGACGAAAACTGGGCTAATTACCTCAAGCTGCCGCGGGCCGAAGGCGCGCTTGTAGTAGGCGTGGTGCCGGGAAGCCCTGCCGAGCGGGCGGGCATCACGCGCGGGGACGTGGTCTTGGAGATCGCCGGCCGGAAGATCAAGACTCCTGACGACTTAGTAGCGGCAATTAAGGACCAGAAGGTGGGCGCCACGGTCGAACTCCTGCTCTGGCGCGAAGGCAAGCTCGTCCGCATCCGCGTCGTAATTAACGAAAAACCGGCGCGACTGTAA
- a CDS encoding CoB--CoM heterodisulfide reductase iron-sulfur subunit B family protein has protein sequence MRIGYYPGCSLEKSAKEYDLSARLVARHLGIQLVDLPDWNCCGATAAHSTDPFLAVALPARNLLLAEEMGLDVTVPCAACYQRLRVAHEELVRDEDLARQVTEVIGRPYRGTVRVYSLLETIAGVGLESLAAQVVNPLKGLRVACYYGCLLVRPPRVACDDPENPQLMDKIIEVTKAETVDWGYKNECCGASLIFGAREAALRMILRILRNAVNAGAQAIACACPLCQSNLDLRQGQVNQLFGTNFALPIFYFPQLLGLAMGLNPRDLGFEGHFVDPQRALKALGA, from the coding sequence ATGAGAATCGGGTACTACCCGGGATGTTCTTTAGAAAAGAGTGCTAAAGAATACGATCTTTCGGCCCGCCTGGTCGCACGCCACCTTGGCATCCAGTTGGTGGACCTGCCCGACTGGAACTGCTGCGGCGCAACCGCGGCCCACAGCACCGACCCTTTTCTGGCCGTGGCGCTGCCAGCGCGTAACCTCCTGCTCGCGGAGGAAATGGGGCTGGACGTTACGGTCCCGTGCGCCGCTTGCTACCAGCGCCTCCGGGTGGCGCACGAAGAGCTTGTGCGGGACGAGGACCTTGCCCGGCAGGTAACCGAAGTGATAGGGCGACCCTACCGGGGGACGGTGCGGGTCTATTCCCTCCTCGAAACGATCGCCGGGGTGGGCCTCGAATCACTGGCCGCTCAAGTGGTAAATCCCCTCAAGGGACTGCGCGTGGCCTGCTACTACGGGTGTCTTTTAGTGCGGCCGCCCCGAGTCGCCTGTGACGACCCCGAAAACCCGCAGCTGATGGACAAGATCATCGAAGTAACCAAGGCAGAAACGGTAGACTGGGGTTATAAGAACGAGTGCTGCGGCGCCTCGCTCATTTTCGGGGCCCGGGAAGCAGCACTTAGGATGATCCTCCGGATCTTGCGGAACGCGGTAAACGCCGGTGCCCAGGCGATTGCTTGTGCCTGTCCGCTCTGCCAGAGCAACCTCGACCTCCGGCAGGGGCAAGTTAACCAGCTCTTTGGCACCAACTTCGCGCTGCCCATCTTCTACTTTCCACAGCTCCTGGGTCTGGCAATGGGGCTTAATCCCCGCGATCTCGGTTTCGAAGGCCACTTCGTGGATCCGCAGCGGGCGCTGAAAGCGCTCGGTGCCTAA
- a CDS encoding CoB--CoM heterodisulfide reductase iron-sulfur subunit A family protein — MPRIGVFVCWCGSNIGGVLDCPAIAKEAASFPGVVFSTDYKYMCSDPGQNLIIEAIREHRLDRVVVASCSPRLHEETFRQVLRRAGLNPYFLEMANLREHCSWVHPHEQEAAQRKAVDIVRRAVAKAARLTPLSPGRIPVTKRCLIIGGGIAGIQAALDVADAGFEVVLVEREPTIGGNMVKLDKTFPTLDCSACINTPKMVAVAQHPRVKLYTYAQVEEVSGYIGNFKVRIRQKAKYVDHSKCTGCGTCWARCPVSVKDEFNLGLGERSAIYIPFPQAVPNKPVIDAAHCRQLTKGKCGVCAKVCPAKAVDYNQQDEIIEVDVGAIVVATGYGLFPWEKVYGEYGYGRYPDVISGMAFERLVNAAGPTGGKIQRPSDGKEPKTVVFIQCVGSRDEAKGKAYCSRICCMYTAKHAHQVLEKIPGARVYVFYIDVRTFGKGYEEFYRRVMEEGAVYIRGRVSKVFQEGSKLIVKGADTLLGEQVEIAADMVVLATGVTPAEGAHDLARMIGIPVDKDGFFQEAHPKLRPVETHTGGVFLAGACQGPKDIPDTVAQASGAAAKVCALLFKDELETNPMVSRVNEALCTGCLACQKVCPYRAIQEAVITERIPGQPPRERIVARVNEGLCQGCGACAVTCRAGAIDLKGFTNDQLLAEVDALCL; from the coding sequence ATGCCGCGAATCGGCGTTTTTGTCTGCTGGTGTGGTTCGAATATTGGTGGGGTGCTTGACTGTCCGGCAATAGCGAAGGAGGCGGCTTCTTTCCCCGGGGTTGTTTTCAGCACCGACTATAAGTACATGTGTTCCGACCCCGGCCAGAACCTCATCATCGAGGCGATTAGGGAGCACCGGCTCGATCGCGTGGTGGTCGCTTCCTGCTCCCCCCGGCTGCACGAGGAAACCTTCCGCCAGGTGTTGCGAAGAGCCGGTCTTAACCCCTATTTCTTAGAGATGGCCAACCTCCGGGAGCACTGCTCCTGGGTCCACCCCCACGAACAGGAAGCAGCCCAACGGAAAGCAGTCGATATCGTGCGGCGGGCTGTGGCTAAAGCCGCGCGCCTCACACCCCTCTCACCCGGTCGCATCCCGGTCACCAAACGGTGCCTGATCATCGGCGGTGGCATCGCGGGCATCCAGGCGGCCCTGGACGTTGCCGATGCCGGATTTGAGGTGGTTCTGGTCGAAAGGGAACCCACCATCGGCGGCAACATGGTGAAACTCGACAAAACCTTCCCCACCCTCGACTGCTCGGCCTGCATTAACACCCCCAAGATGGTAGCGGTGGCCCAGCACCCCAGGGTGAAGCTGTACACCTACGCGCAGGTGGAGGAAGTAAGCGGTTACATCGGGAACTTCAAAGTGCGCATTCGCCAGAAGGCGAAATACGTTGACCACAGCAAGTGCACGGGCTGCGGCACCTGCTGGGCCAGGTGTCCGGTAAGTGTGAAGGACGAGTTTAACCTGGGACTGGGCGAGCGGTCGGCAATCTACATACCCTTCCCGCAAGCGGTGCCGAACAAGCCGGTGATCGATGCCGCCCACTGCCGGCAGCTTACTAAAGGCAAGTGCGGTGTCTGCGCCAAGGTTTGCCCGGCCAAAGCAGTGGACTACAACCAGCAGGACGAGATTATCGAAGTGGACGTTGGCGCCATTGTGGTGGCCACCGGTTACGGCCTCTTCCCCTGGGAAAAGGTTTACGGCGAGTACGGCTACGGACGCTACCCAGACGTTATCAGCGGTATGGCCTTCGAACGGCTGGTAAACGCTGCTGGCCCCACCGGCGGCAAGATCCAGCGGCCCTCAGACGGGAAAGAGCCGAAAACGGTCGTTTTTATCCAGTGCGTAGGCTCCCGGGATGAGGCCAAAGGCAAGGCCTACTGCTCGCGCATCTGCTGCATGTACACCGCTAAACACGCCCATCAGGTGTTAGAAAAGATACCGGGGGCCAGGGTTTACGTTTTCTACATTGACGTCCGCACCTTTGGCAAAGGCTACGAAGAGTTTTACCGCCGGGTTATGGAGGAAGGCGCGGTCTATATCCGTGGCCGGGTTTCGAAAGTCTTCCAGGAAGGTTCCAAGCTCATCGTTAAGGGTGCCGATACCCTTTTAGGCGAGCAGGTCGAGATTGCGGCAGATATGGTGGTCCTCGCCACCGGGGTCACGCCGGCCGAAGGTGCCCACGACCTCGCCCGCATGATTGGTATCCCCGTGGATAAAGACGGCTTCTTCCAGGAGGCCCACCCGAAACTGCGCCCGGTGGAAACGCACACCGGCGGCGTCTTCTTAGCCGGCGCTTGTCAGGGGCCGAAGGACATCCCGGACACCGTCGCCCAGGCAAGCGGCGCGGCGGCAAAGGTTTGCGCCCTGCTCTTTAAGGATGAACTGGAAACCAACCCGATGGTTTCCCGCGTAAACGAGGCGCTCTGCACCGGTTGTCTGGCCTGCCAGAAGGTCTGCCCCTACCGCGCGATCCAGGAAGCCGTCATCACGGAGCGCATTCCCGGCCAGCCCCCGCGGGAACGGATCGTGGCCCGGGTCAACGAGGGGCTCTGTCAGGGATGCGGCGCCTGTGCGGTTACCTGCCGGGCCGGAGCGATAGACCTCAAAGGATTTACCAATGATCAACTACTTGCGGAGGTTGACGCCCTTTGTCTATAA